Proteins encoded within one genomic window of Microbacterium soli:
- a CDS encoding polyribonucleotide nucleotidyltransferase → MEGPEITAAEAVLDNGRFGTRTVRFETGRLAQQAQGSVAAYLDDETMILSATSAGKHPREGFDFFPLTVDVEERSYAAGKIPGSFFRREGRPSTEAILVCRLIDRPLRPSFVDGLRNEVQIVVTVLSIAPGEYYDALAINAASASTQISGLPFSGPIAGVRLALIPGHGEHADQWVAFPNQAQVEEAVFDLMVAGRVVKKADGSEDVAIMMVEAEATENSWNLIKAGAVKPSEEIVAGGLEAAKPFLKQLVEAQADMAQHASKEPGVYPVFPAYEQATLDFVAASASADLEKVYLIADKIERQNADDEVKNRVKAEVAAAIEAGTLPESAAGEVSAAYKSVTKRIVRGRILAEGVRMDGRGLADIRPLDAEVQVIPRVHGSAIFQRGETQILGVTTLNMLKMEQQIDSLSPVTHKRYMHHYNFPPYSTGETGRVGSPKRREIGHGFLAERALVPVLPTREEFPYAIRQVSEALGSNGSTSMGSVCASTLSLLNAGVPLRAPVAGIAMGLVSDEVDGQTRYAALTDILGAEDALGDMDFKVAGTSEFVTAIQLDTKLDGIPSDVLAGALTQAREARLTILNVLNAAIDAPDEMAPTAPRVISVQIPVDKIGELIGPKGKTINAIQDETGAQISIEEDGTVYIGAVDGPSAEAARAQVNAIANPTNPEVGEQFLGTVVKIAGFGAFISLLPGKDGLLHVTEVRKLAGGKRVEDVGDVLSVGQKILVRITKIDDRGKLSLEPVLDDAPAAAEKTEEPAEA, encoded by the coding sequence TTGGAAGGTCCTGAAATCACCGCCGCCGAGGCCGTTCTCGACAACGGCCGCTTCGGCACCCGCACAGTCCGGTTCGAGACCGGACGCCTCGCCCAGCAGGCCCAGGGCTCCGTCGCCGCGTACCTCGACGACGAGACCATGATCCTGTCGGCCACCAGCGCGGGAAAGCACCCGCGCGAGGGGTTCGACTTCTTCCCGCTCACCGTCGACGTCGAGGAGCGCTCGTACGCCGCCGGCAAGATCCCGGGTTCGTTCTTCCGCCGTGAGGGACGTCCCTCCACGGAGGCGATCCTCGTCTGCCGCCTCATCGACCGTCCACTGCGTCCGTCGTTCGTGGACGGTCTGCGCAACGAGGTCCAGATCGTCGTCACCGTGCTGTCGATCGCCCCCGGCGAGTACTACGACGCCCTGGCGATCAACGCGGCATCCGCCTCCACGCAGATCTCGGGTCTGCCGTTCTCCGGGCCCATCGCCGGCGTCCGCCTGGCGCTGATCCCCGGTCACGGCGAGCACGCGGACCAGTGGGTGGCGTTCCCGAACCAGGCTCAGGTCGAGGAGGCCGTGTTCGACCTCATGGTCGCCGGTCGCGTCGTCAAGAAGGCCGACGGCTCCGAGGACGTCGCGATCATGATGGTCGAGGCCGAGGCCACGGAGAACAGCTGGAACCTCATCAAGGCCGGCGCCGTCAAGCCCAGCGAGGAGATCGTCGCCGGCGGTCTCGAGGCCGCCAAGCCGTTCCTCAAGCAGCTCGTCGAGGCGCAGGCCGACATGGCGCAGCACGCCTCGAAGGAGCCCGGTGTCTACCCGGTCTTCCCCGCGTACGAGCAGGCCACGCTCGACTTCGTCGCCGCCTCCGCGTCCGCCGATCTCGAGAAGGTCTACCTCATCGCCGACAAGATCGAGCGCCAGAACGCCGATGACGAGGTCAAGAACCGCGTCAAGGCCGAGGTCGCCGCCGCCATCGAGGCCGGCACGCTGCCCGAGTCGGCGGCGGGCGAGGTCTCCGCCGCATACAAGTCCGTCACCAAGCGCATCGTCCGCGGGCGCATCCTCGCCGAGGGCGTGCGCATGGACGGCCGCGGCCTGGCCGATATCCGGCCGCTCGACGCCGAGGTGCAGGTCATCCCGCGTGTGCACGGGTCGGCGATCTTCCAGCGCGGCGAGACGCAGATCCTGGGCGTCACCACGCTGAACATGCTCAAGATGGAGCAGCAGATCGACTCGCTCTCGCCGGTGACGCACAAGCGCTACATGCACCACTACAACTTCCCGCCGTACTCCACCGGAGAGACGGGCCGGGTGGGCTCGCCCAAGCGTCGCGAGATCGGGCACGGCTTCCTCGCCGAGCGCGCGCTCGTGCCGGTGCTGCCCACGCGCGAGGAGTTCCCCTACGCGATCCGCCAGGTCTCCGAGGCCCTCGGCTCCAACGGCTCGACGTCGATGGGCTCGGTGTGCGCCTCGACGCTGTCGCTGCTGAACGCCGGTGTGCCGCTGCGCGCGCCGGTGGCCGGCATCGCCATGGGCCTGGTCTCGGACGAGGTCGACGGCCAGACCCGCTACGCGGCGCTCACCGACATCCTCGGAGCGGAGGACGCGCTCGGCGACATGGACTTCAAGGTCGCCGGCACCAGCGAGTTCGTCACGGCCATCCAGCTGGACACCAAACTCGACGGCATCCCGTCGGACGTCCTCGCCGGCGCTCTCACGCAGGCGCGCGAGGCCCGCCTCACGATCCTGAACGTGCTCAACGCCGCGATCGACGCGCCCGATGAGATGGCGCCCACCGCACCGCGCGTCATCAGCGTGCAGATCCCGGTCGACAAGATCGGCGAGCTGATCGGCCCGAAGGGGAAGACGATCAACGCGATCCAGGATGAGACCGGTGCGCAGATCTCGATCGAGGAGGACGGCACGGTGTACATCGGCGCCGTCGACGGCCCGTCCGCAGAGGCCGCGCGCGCCCAGGTCAATGCGATCGCCAACCCCACCAACCCCGAGGTCGGCGAGCAGTTCCTCGGGACCGTCGTGAAGATCGCCGGCTTCGGCGCCTTCATCTCGCTGCTTCCCGGCAAGGACGGGCTGCTGCATGTCACCGAGGTGCGCAAGCTCGCCGGTGGCAAGCGGGTCGAGGACGTCGGCGACGTCCTCTCGGTCGGCCAGAAGATCCTCGTGCGCATCACGAAGATCGACGACCGCGGCAAGCTGTCCCTCGAGCCCGTGCTCGACGACGCCCCCGCCGCCGCGGAGAAGACCGAGGAGCCCGCAGAGGCGTGA
- a CDS encoding FMN reductase: MSERRIAVVSSGLSNPSSTRMLADRLAAETAKALREHDIDVQADVIELRDLAHDIANNLLTGFAPAPLEEAINRVVSADAVIAVTPIFSTSYAGLFKSFIDVLDPDALTGKPVLIGANAGTARHSLAIDYAIRPLFTYLHAEPVSTGVFAASGDWGANADDVAPLSARVERGARELADAIARKEPITDADPFDPDTYLGKGRSFGHLLGGLAGE, encoded by the coding sequence ATGAGCGAGCGCCGCATCGCCGTCGTCTCCTCCGGCCTGTCCAACCCGTCATCGACGCGAATGCTCGCCGACCGCCTGGCGGCGGAGACCGCCAAGGCGCTGCGCGAGCACGACATCGACGTGCAGGCGGACGTGATCGAGCTGCGCGATCTCGCGCACGACATCGCGAACAACCTGCTCACCGGCTTCGCCCCCGCGCCCCTGGAGGAGGCGATCAACCGGGTCGTGTCGGCGGATGCCGTCATCGCCGTCACCCCGATCTTCTCCACGAGCTATGCAGGACTGTTCAAGTCGTTCATCGACGTGCTCGACCCCGACGCGCTCACCGGCAAGCCCGTGCTCATCGGAGCCAACGCGGGCACGGCCCGACACTCGCTGGCCATCGACTATGCGATCCGGCCGCTGTTCACCTACCTGCACGCCGAGCCCGTCTCGACCGGGGTGTTCGCGGCATCCGGCGACTGGGGCGCCAACGCCGACGACGTGGCGCCCCTGAGCGCGCGGGTCGAGCGCGGAGCCAGGGAGCTCGCGGACGCGATCGCACGCAAGGAGCCGATCACGGATGCCGACCCGTTCGACCCCGACACCTACCTCGGCAAGGGCAGGTCCTTCGGCCACCTCCTCGGAGGCCTTGCGGGCGAGTGA
- a CDS encoding LLM class flavin-dependent oxidoreductase: MQFGIMSVSDITQDPITGVTPSENERIRAAVTMAKHADDAGLDVFAIGEHHNPPFFSSSPTTILAYIAAQTENLIVSTGTTLITTNDPVRIAEEYAMLQHLTGGRMDLMMGRGNTGPVYPWFGKDIRQGLPLAIENYALLHELWTQDVVDWEGKFRTPLQGFTSTPRPLDGIAPFVWHGSIRTPEIAEQAAYYGDGFFANNIFWPKEHYQRLIELYRQRWAHYGHGTPETAIVGLGGQAFIRPKSQDAVNEFRPYFDNAPVYGHGPSMEDFTEMTPLTVGSPQQVIDRYASMRDTFGDYQRQLFLVDHAGLPLKTVLEQIDLLGEQVVPVLRRELAANRPDTVPDAPTHAARVREVYGDGPARQARPGANRGDNLTAGSPYQDAPAPAGAAFGLARKEA, encoded by the coding sequence ATGCAGTTCGGCATCATGTCTGTCAGTGACATCACGCAGGACCCGATCACGGGGGTGACTCCCAGCGAGAACGAGCGGATCCGGGCAGCGGTCACGATGGCCAAGCACGCCGACGATGCCGGCCTCGACGTCTTCGCGATCGGCGAGCACCACAACCCGCCGTTCTTCTCCTCCAGTCCCACCACGATCCTCGCCTACATCGCGGCGCAGACCGAGAACCTCATCGTCTCGACGGGCACGACCCTCATCACCACGAACGACCCCGTGCGCATCGCCGAGGAGTATGCGATGCTCCAGCACCTCACGGGCGGGCGCATGGACCTCATGATGGGGCGGGGCAACACCGGACCGGTGTACCCGTGGTTCGGCAAGGACATCCGGCAGGGGCTGCCGCTGGCCATCGAGAACTACGCGCTGCTGCACGAGCTGTGGACCCAGGACGTCGTGGACTGGGAGGGGAAGTTCCGCACCCCTCTCCAGGGCTTCACCTCCACCCCGCGGCCGCTGGACGGCATCGCGCCGTTCGTGTGGCACGGCTCCATCCGCACCCCCGAGATCGCCGAGCAGGCCGCGTACTACGGAGACGGCTTCTTCGCGAACAACATCTTCTGGCCCAAGGAGCACTACCAGCGCCTCATCGAGCTGTACCGCCAGCGCTGGGCTCATTACGGCCACGGCACCCCCGAGACGGCGATCGTGGGCCTGGGCGGACAGGCGTTCATCCGGCCGAAGTCGCAGGACGCCGTGAACGAGTTCCGGCCGTACTTCGACAACGCCCCGGTCTACGGCCACGGGCCGTCCATGGAGGACTTCACCGAGATGACGCCGCTGACGGTCGGATCGCCGCAGCAGGTCATCGACCGCTACGCGTCGATGCGCGACACCTTCGGCGACTACCAGCGTCAGCTCTTCCTCGTCGACCACGCCGGGCTGCCGCTGAAGACCGTTCTCGAGCAGATCGACCTGCTCGGCGAGCAGGTCGTCCCCGTGCTGCGCCGCGAGCTGGCTGCGAATCGTCCCGACACCGTCCCCGACGCGCCCACCCACGCGGCACGCGTCCGCGAGGTGTACGGCGACGGGCCCGCACGTCAGGCGCGCCCGGGCGCGAACCGCGGCGACAACCTCACCGCCGGGTCCCCCTACCAGGACGCCCCGGCCCCGGCCGGTGCGGCCTTCGGGCTGGCACGGAAGGAGGCCTGA
- a CDS encoding acyltransferase family protein, which translates to MSSDVPHPHTGSTGAVPRPRRRVPFWDNARFACIVLVVLGHGIQRLTYDSDIAYALYLSIYAFHMPAFAVISGYFSKAASPSTRQMTRIITDIIVPYLIFEALWTLTKLLVEGHADPNLTQPSWTLWFLLALGIFRLVLPYLALLRWPLVWALVISVGVGYVSNVNSTFSLSRTLGLLFFFTFGWWLREHDIIRRFRLVEHRPWWLRTIAALVLAGWLFVCWRWLTVWQQIDLTHWFFYEDSYAHLTGEVHWWAGAVRLGFMALALVLTSAFFALLPRSERRWTTLGQYTMYVYLLHSFVLYPFRESGVLRGLDPTWLWLPTVTLLAVAIAFLLASGPIRRVFRPLIEPRPRWMFADAALVSTSDHRNDPTGSRRAAGS; encoded by the coding sequence ATGAGCAGTGACGTCCCGCACCCGCACACCGGCTCGACGGGCGCGGTACCCCGCCCGCGACGACGCGTGCCGTTCTGGGACAATGCACGCTTCGCCTGCATCGTGCTGGTGGTGCTCGGCCACGGCATCCAGCGGCTGACCTACGACTCCGACATCGCCTACGCGCTCTACCTGTCGATCTACGCCTTCCACATGCCGGCGTTCGCCGTCATCTCCGGATACTTCTCGAAGGCGGCGTCCCCCTCCACCCGGCAGATGACGCGGATCATCACGGACATCATCGTCCCGTACCTCATCTTCGAGGCGCTGTGGACCCTCACCAAGCTCCTCGTCGAAGGGCATGCCGACCCCAACCTCACCCAGCCGTCGTGGACGCTGTGGTTCCTGCTCGCGCTGGGCATCTTCCGCCTCGTGCTGCCGTACCTCGCGCTGCTGCGCTGGCCGCTGGTGTGGGCACTGGTCATCTCTGTCGGCGTGGGATACGTCAGCAACGTCAACAGCACCTTCTCACTGTCGAGAACGCTGGGACTGCTGTTCTTCTTCACGTTCGGATGGTGGCTGCGCGAGCACGACATCATCCGCAGGTTCCGGCTGGTCGAGCACCGACCCTGGTGGCTGCGCACGATCGCGGCACTCGTGCTGGCGGGCTGGTTGTTCGTCTGCTGGCGCTGGCTGACGGTGTGGCAGCAGATCGACCTGACCCACTGGTTCTTCTACGAGGATTCCTACGCGCACCTCACCGGCGAGGTGCACTGGTGGGCGGGTGCCGTGCGACTGGGCTTCATGGCGCTGGCGCTCGTGCTGACATCCGCGTTCTTCGCACTGCTGCCGCGCAGTGAGCGCCGCTGGACGACCCTCGGACAGTACACGATGTACGTGTATCTGCTGCACTCCTTCGTGCTGTACCCCTTCCGCGAGTCGGGCGTTCTGCGCGGGCTGGATCCGACCTGGCTGTGGCTGCCGACGGTCACGCTGCTGGCGGTCGCGATCGCGTTCCTGCTGGCCTCCGGGCCGATCCGTCGTGTGTTCCGCCCCCTGATCGAGCCTCGGCCGAGATGGATGTTCGCCGATGCCGCGCTCGTGTCGACGTCCGACCACCGCAACGACCCGACCGGTTCACGTCGGGCGGCGGGGAGCTAG